CACTATCCGAGGGTAACTCTTATTCTACAACAATTAAAAGATATCTATGAGACATCTCAACAGCAAGAAACTATCGTAGAGATTGCTAGTATCCAAAAAGAAATGACTCGTCTTAGGCTACTTCGACCAAGCCCTTATGACATTAATGAGTGGAATGATGGATACGAAAATATTAAGACCTGGAATAATTGGAATCAGAACTTAAAGTGGACCCAGTACCTCAAGAACTATCTCGCTTCATATTGTCAGATCTTTTCAGCTGATTATCCTACGGCCTGGTCAGTTTCTAATGATGAATGTAAGCCTGAGAATCTATTAAATAACGAAGATAGATCTAGTTTTATTACAAGAGTTGTAAAACCATCTCTAGAAGATTTAGGAAAGAATTTAGAGCGTCTTTCTGAAAAACTTAGAGAGTCTGTAAATATAGAGCGTCTATACTACGCAATAAAGTCAGAAGAAAATTACTCAGAAAGAAATAAAGATTATAAATTCTCTGAAATGTTAGAGCTCATAAAGTCAGATCTTGAGAGAGAAAATCGTCCCCAGGCCAACAGACTATTCTCTATCAGAATTGAGAAGGCCATAAAGGCATTAAGCGCTCTTGTTGAATATGACGGAGAGTTAGTTTCTGTAGGAGATGAAGAAGCTGGCAATGAGCTTTGTGACCTTGAAAAAGACGACTTCCTTTGTAAGGACTTCAAGTCTTTGGCCCAAGCTGCCTATACTTACCTTGCCAATAACTTATCGGGGGGAGAGGTATTGTCTGTTGAAACCATTGATGCAACTTTTTACAATTACTTCTCAGGGGTTGAGGACTATTTCCTCAATGGAATTGATGATGAAACTTCTTTAAATTACTCTAAGTATACTTATCAAGTCAGTATGTATCGTGCTGTCCGTGCGGAGCTTTTAAGTCTGGATAGTTCTGGAACAGCTGACCTTCCTTTGATGAATGTTGCTCGCTCTGGATTTGAAAAGGTTTTCGGTTATGAAATTGTAAAAATGCTGCAAAAGGATGTTAAGAAAGCTCTAGAGGGTGGTTCAAGAATAGACTCTTATCGAGATACAATTCATTCGTGTGCGATTTATTTTCCTCTTTTAGAAAAGTCCTCTGAGCTAGGTGGTAACTTATTTCAAAGAAAGAAAATTAAGAAGGTTGCAAAGCAATGTGAGCAATTACTTCAAAGAAATGGAGGGATACCATACCTTGTGGCCTCGGAAGAAAAGTTTCCTCTTTCAAAGGGCAGACTTAGTTACAAGAATCAATGTTATTACAAAGATTACGAAAGTGAAGCATTAATAAAGAAAGTGGTCTTAGGACGTGAAATCAGAAATAACGACGATCTTCCTGAGCTATAATTTATCTAATTGAGAATGGACTCTTTCAGCTCTTGCTCGAAGATCCATTCTGTTGCTTGTTCATATTGTTCTAATGTTTTTACTTTTTTTATCTTCTTATATACTTTGTGATCAAGATCAAAAATATCTTTTAAATAAAACCACTGTTCGCGCATTCTTGTTAGGAAGTCTGATTTAGCGTTATCTAGGCCCATATAGCCGTCGCAAAGTGATTTATGCATCTTTATAAGTTTTGCACGATAGCTTTGTTCATTGAAGACTTCACCTCTTATCTGCGCAAGTAGGGCAGGGTTAGAAAGAACTCCTCTTCCAATCATCCATCTATTCACAGTAGTAAGCCTTTTTGAGAAAATAGAGAAATCATTAGGTGTTCTTATGTCCCCATTATAGCATGGAGTGGTGTCTAATAGAGGAAGGCATTGCTCAAAGGCATCTATATCAACACTACCTTTATATATTTGACATCCATATCTGGCATGAATAGTGAAATCAGTTATATTAAGCTCATTAATAAAGGGAATAATTTCCTTTAGTTCTTGGGCATTTTCTCTCCCAAGACGAATCTTTACAGTAAATTCTATAGGGCAATCTCTTTTGATTTCATATAAAAGATCTTTAACTTTATCGGGGTGAAGTAAAAGTCCAGAGCCTTTAGTTCGATTTGCCACCATTGGATATGGGCAACCCATATTCAGATTTATACGTGTCACCCCTAATTCTTTATAGGCATGAGCGGCGTGAATAAATTGCTTTGCACTCTTTGTAAGTACTTGTGCTGTCGTAGGGAGAAGATTCTTAGAGACATCGAGGTCTTCAAGCTGGCGCTTATTTAACTCACCACTTTCTTTGGTCACGATATATGGAGCAAGTGCGGAATCGGCTCCTCCAAAACTAGTTTCAAGCGAATTACGATAGATGAAGTTCGTTACCCCTCTAATTGGAGCTAGGATAAGCTTGTCGTTTTGATTGAGCATGTTTAATCAAATGTGTTGAGGCCTATTCGTGATAGGCCTTGCATTACTTCTTAGTCGGAGGAAAGTTTTTGGTTATTTTTTCTATGATTTTAACAAATGCCTCTAGCTTGTCTTGTGGTGTTGATCTTTCTGCAAAGTTCTTATTGGCCGAACCTCTCCAAACTAGTTGTTTTGATTTTCTATCAACAAGGTCAAGCATTAAAGCGCCTGATTCGTTCTCCCTTGTAGATACATAAGTGAGTGTATTATATGTTCCATACATACCCGTAGAATATGGATGATAACCAAAGCTAACATCAAAAGAGCGCACATCAATGGCCCTATTTTGTTGTATAAGATAATTAATGATTAAATCTGAATCATTACCTTCAACGAATTTAAGTCCAGCTTTTTCAATTTGAGACTCTATGAACTTCTTTGCTTTTACGTCAGCATCTTGATTAAGGTGGTAACTTGAAAGTTTTCCTTTCATATCTACCCATGAAATTGTTTTAT
This window of the Halobacteriovorax sp. HLS genome carries:
- a CDS encoding tRNA-dihydrouridine synthase family protein, translating into MLNQNDKLILAPIRGVTNFIYRNSLETSFGGADSALAPYIVTKESGELNKRQLEDLDVSKNLLPTTAQVLTKSAKQFIHAAHAYKELGVTRINLNMGCPYPMVANRTKGSGLLLHPDKVKDLLYEIKRDCPIEFTVKIRLGRENAQELKEIIPFINELNITDFTIHARYGCQIYKGSVDIDAFEQCLPLLDTTPCYNGDIRTPNDFSIFSKRLTTVNRWMIGRGVLSNPALLAQIRGEVFNEQSYRAKLIKMHKSLCDGYMGLDNAKSDFLTRMREQWFYLKDIFDLDHKVYKKIKKVKTLEQYEQATEWIFEQELKESILN
- a CDS encoding DUF4136 domain-containing protein — translated: MKIVLLLLAVITLSSCGSLKTDINYDKNIDFSKYKTISWVDMKGKLSSYHLNQDADVKAKKFIESQIEKAGLKFVEGNDSDLIINYLIQQNRAIDVRSFDVSFGYHPYSTGMYGTYNTLTYVSTRENESGALMLDLVDRKSKQLVWRGSANKNFAERSTPQDKLEAFVKIIEKITKNFPPTKK